The region TTTAATCGTTTCGGGTATCATGCAAAAATATAAAATATTAGTTCTGATAAACTGAATTATAATGGAGAATGAAATCTGCAAATCGGAAATTGAGGATCCTATCAACAGAAGAATTCTTGAAGGTTTGCTGAGGAACCAGACGCTGGATGAAATCGCTGAAGAGCTTAATGTGGCTGTGAGAACAGTTCAGAACAGGATCAAACAGCTTGAAAAGAGGGGCTGCATAGTCGAGAAGAAAAAGGGCGTGTGGGAGGTGAATTACAGAAAGATTGGGCTTGACACAATTGCTGTGGTTCTTCTCTCTGTTAAAAATTCAAGGGAGGACCTGGTCAAGCTGATTGAGCATCTGAAGCGCCTGGATTATGTGGAGAATGTGTTCGAGATCATTGGCGGAGAGTTCGACCTGTGTGTGATCGTCAGATTCAGGGGACTTGAGGAAGCGATGAAAGAAAACGATCTGTTTATAAGGTGGATGAACAGAAATGGAATTCTCGTTGATGACTTTAAAGCATACATCAGCGGTAAAACTCACAAGGATCACAGGAGAAGTATTATCTGAGGAGGTGATTGTGTGAAATACATTCCTGAGCACGAAGCAAAGGAAATTCTGGAAAATTATGGTATTAAAAGCTCGAAAACGGTTTTTTGTGTGAGTGAGGATGAGGCGGTCAGGGCAGCAAGGCAAATTGGATT is a window of Geoglobus acetivorans DNA encoding:
- a CDS encoding HTH domain-containing protein, coding for MENEICKSEIEDPINRRILEGLLRNQTLDEIAEELNVAVRTVQNRIKQLEKRGCIVEKKKGVWEVNYRKIGLDTIAVVLLSVKNSREDLVKLIEHLKRLDYVENVFEIIGGEFDLCVIVRFRGLEEAMKENDLFIRWMNRNGILVDDFKAYISGKTHKDHRRSII